The nucleotide sequence CGCGTGTCAGCCTTTGCGTTGCGCCGTCGCCCGGCAATATCCCGATGTTAATCTCAGGCTGCCCAAATACCGCCCCTTCGCCTGCTATCACGATATCAGCGAGCAGTGCCAATTCGTGGCCGCCGCCGAAGCAAATGCCCTCGACTGCGGCAATGAGAGGCTTGGGGAAACTGGCGACATCCCTCCAGGCAGAACGTCGTGCGGAATTGTCGATTGCCTCAAAGCCGCGCTCTCGCATTTCCTTGATGTCGGCTCCGGCAGAGAAGAACGCATCGCTGCCACACAGCACGACACAGCGGACATCTTCGTCGATTGCGGCATCGCGCAAGGTGGCGCCTAGATCCAAGATCATGTCGTTGCTCAAGGCGTTTCGTTTCGATTTCCTGTTCAGCGTCAAAAGGCGCACGTGGGGCGCGACAGATGTCGACAGGATGAGATCGGACGTCTTGGTCATGGAGCGGTTCTCCTGAAGGAATACGAGAACCAGCCCCTTAGACTGAAATCGATTTCGTAGCAACGAGCGATGTTGAAGCCGGTTTTTGACTGAACCAGCCACAGCGGCGCTGGCGCCCATGGCTCAACGCTGTCCGCGGTGACCCGTGATGTCAGCTCCATCCTTGAAAAACAGCTTGACTCCCAGTTACCAATTCTTATTAGTTCTGAAATCGATTTCAGAAATCGATGGCAGAGCTGCCCGATACTGCGGGAAACCGGAAGCATGCGGCCGGCAAGAGTGGGCCGCATCTGAGCGATCTCATTGACGCTGCGACGTCTTTTGACGCCGCGCCGTCCAACAAGAACATCGGCTTCTTCAGAAGCGCGCTTAGAGCAACAGGAGGAAGGCTAGCCATGGGAATGGCACGGAATCTCGCGCGCGCTTTATGCGAGCCGCCGCGCAAGTCGGAGGCAACGATGGAGGCGTCCTGCGCCATTAGGGTCGTGCAATGGCCCCTCCTGAGGCGAGGCCCGCAAATACGTGAAGCGAGGCGCGCTTTCCGCCGGCATCCCGGGCACCTTTTGCGCCTGGCTTCCGCGGGTCCGGCCTGCTCAAGGCCGCCGCTCTCGTAGACCCCGCTGCGGCGGGCGCAGTTGAGCCGACGAGCGGCTGCTCGTTCTCGCGCGACCCGCAACATCATTAACGTCATCAATGGAGCCCGAGGACCCATGAACATCATTGCTCAGCCCAGCGCTGTACCCATCCAGCTTGACAAGCAAACCGTCAACAAGCGGATGACCGCCGGCCTTGGAGGAGGGGTGGCGCTGGAGTGGTACGACTGGAATGTCTACGGCGTAATGGCAGCGTTTCTCTCGCCGCACTTCTTCCCTTCCGATGATCCCACCACCTCGCTGTTGGCAGGGCTGGCCGTGTACGGGGCGGGTTTTTGCGCTCGGCCGCTGGGCGCGGCTTTGCTGGGCCCGATCGCAGATCGCATCAGCCACAAGCGCGTGATGTTGATCTCGGTTACGGCCATGGCGGTTTGCTCGCTTTTCATATCCTTGTTGCCCACCTACAAGGACCTCGGCGTCGCGGCGGCCGTAGCGCTGCTGATCATGCGGCTGATTCAGGGGCTTGCCACAGGCGCTGAGGCTGGTGTCGCCAACGCCATTGCAATTGAATTGGCGCCACCTGGAAAGGAGGGACACTACCTCGGTCTGATTGGTGGCACATTCATCCAGTTGGGAAACCTTGGATCCAGCCTGGTTGCCTTCCTGGTAAGCGCCTCGGTCGCACCTGAAGCCATGCGCGAGTGGGCCTGGCGTATACCCTTTGCGGTCGGTGGCGTGCTCGGCCTTTTGATCATCTATCTGCGCACGACGGTGCCGGAAACCTTGATCAATCGAGCCATGCATCGGCAAGACGAGTCTTCGCGCATTCAGCAAACGACTGGCGGCGTGTGGAAAACGCTGTGGAGCGTCCGCCTTTCGCTGCTCGCCGTCATCCTGGTGATCGGGTCGGTGCAGATCGCCAACTATGCCTGGAACACCGGTCTGCCCAACATGGCCAACACGGTCTTCAAGGAGAACAGCACGTATGTGTACGGGATCATGACGCTGATGGTCCTGATCTGGATGTCAACGGCGCCTCTTGTCGGCGCTTTCGCGGACAAGGTGCGACCCTCGCGCGCGTTCACGCTGCTGCGCCTGTCGCTCATCCCATGCTTCTTCCTGACACTGCTCTATTCGGAAAAAGGCATCGTCACATTCTTCCTTGTCACGGTGTTCGGCGGCGCGATCGTGGGCTTCAACATGGCCCTCTATAACTTCATCGCCACCACGCTGATGCCGCGCGCCGTGCGGACCACCGGAGTGGCTCTCGGCTATGCGCTCGGCGTCTCTCTGTTTGGCGGGACGTCACCCTATCTGCTGGTCTGGTTGCAACGCGAGCACATCGGTTGGATGTTTCCCGTCTACGGATCGTTGATCGCGCTGCTGAGCGTGCTGGTCTACCAGATCGCCAAGAAGCGCGGCCGCCTCTACATCGGTGAATGAACACGCTCTGCCCCTGCGCTTCGCACGTCCGCGACAGACGCAAAGCGTCCACGTCAGGTGCAAAACATACGGGCTCGCGCGTAGCTCTTCATGCTGGGCATGAGCATGGGAGTGGCGCAAGCGTCCTGGCGCGAGCAGCCGTTCACAAGACAAAGACTGCTTGCGAGGCACTTAAGTTGCTGAAACTGGAGTCCGAAGCATGAAAACACCTTCATCGCCGCACTTCACGCCTGTGGACTTGAAGCGATATTTCAACGCCAGGCGCGCAAATGCCGGTGAAGGTTTCGCCGACCGCCCGGGTGACGCCGGCTGGATCGATTCGCTTCGCGGGCTCCAGACCCATCGCGGCATGCCCTTTCTCTTCGGCAGCGAAACAGGGCCGGATGTGCTGGAGCTGCGCCCCGGTGCCCCTCCTGCCGTAATTGCGTTGCCGCGGGCAATGGCGAGCTATGTGTTATTCGTGCAAGTGGCGGCAGACCGCCCCAGTACAAGCCCCGCGGGTTTCGGAGAGATCGGCCCGGCTACGCTGCCTGTTGAAGGTAATCCACTCGGCGAGCGGGTCGCGACATACGGGCTCCGCTACGCCGACGGCAGCGAGACCGACGTGCCGGTGCTGCGCCGCTTCGCGATCCAGCAGAACCACATCTCCTGGAGTGCGAGTGCGTTCGCCGCCCTGCCGCTACGCGCGCCCATCGTGCATGCAAGCACCGGCGAGGATTTTGTACTCGGCAGAGCGCCCGGGGCGAGCTTCTTCCAGGGCGAGGCCCGCACCCAATCGGGACGCATGGATCGACAAGGTGAGAACCTGTGGCTTTACGCGCTCCCGAATCCTTATCCAGACAAGGAGCTTTCGGCGCTAAGCTTGCGCGCGGAACAGGAAATCTCGCTTGTCTTCGCGGTGACCACGACAGCGCTCACCCAGCACCCACTGCGCCTCCAGGGCCGTCGCAAGCTGAAGGTGAGGCTCCCGCCCGGGGGCCATCTCAACAAGCTTGGCGAGCTCGATGTCGACGATCGAGGCGAGCAGATCGGCATGGATCTCGGCACGGTCATCTCGGCCCGCGCTGTGCTCGAGTACTCCAGAGCGGATTGGCTGGGCGCCAAAGTTGATGTGCAGCCCGTGCGCTCCGCGAACGAAGTTATCGTCGAGTACTCCGCGCATCCGGACGCAAGGCTCTATTTGCGCGCCGATGATGGCCGCTTGCACATGTTCGAGCTTCGATCGTTGGAAGGCGGCGGTAACGCAGGCGGCGCCTCGCTCAATGTGGCGGCAGTCGAACCGGCCACAAGGCCCGTCAAGATCCGCATTGTGGAGAAGGGCAGTGGCGTGCGTGTTGCCGCGCGGCTGCATGTCCATGGTGCGCACGGAGAGTATCTGCCACCCAAGGGACATCACCGCAAGGTCAATACCGGCAGGTTCGAGGACTTCTCGGGCGAATTTGCCAATGGGCTGAACCAGTACGCCTACGTGGACGGCAGTTGCGAGGCGGACCTGCCGCTCGGGCCCGTGTTCGTAGAGATCTGCAGGGGTTTTGAGGTGCGCCCGCTGCGCACCATCGTCGAAATCACTGCAACGACGGACAATCTCACTTTTGAGCTCGATCGTGTGCTGCGCTGGCGCGAACAGGGATGGGTTAGCTCTGATACGCACGTCCATTTCCTGAGCCCGCAGACAGCGCTGCTTGAGGGCAAGGCGGAGGGTGTCAACGTCGTCAACTTGCTCGCCGCACAGTGGGGCGAGCTTTTCACCAACGTCGCCGACTTCGACGGACGCACGACTATCGGGGCAAAGGATTTCGGCGGGGACGGAGAATTCCTGGTTCGGGTCGGCACGGAGAACCGGATGCAGGTTCTGGGGCACATATCGCTGCTCGGCTACGAAGGTGAGATGATCAATCCGCTCTCTTGCGGCGGGTCCAACGAAGCTGCGATCGGCCATGTTCTGGAAGCGACCATGGCCGACTGGGCGGAGCGCTGCCGTCAGCAAGGGGGGCTGGTCGTAATGCCGCACGCGCCGAACCCGCAGGCGGAGCGGGCGGCCGACATTGTGCTCGGCCTTGTCGACGCCATCGAAATGATGTCGTTCAACCCGCGGACCGCGCAGATCAGCGCATTTGGTCTCGCCGATTGGTATCGCTACCTCAACATAGGGTACCATCTGCCGCTGGTAGCCGGCTCCGACAAGATGGACGCGGCCGCACTCCTCGGGGGCTCGCGGACCTATGTGCGGCTGGGCGAACGCGACTTCACCTATCGCGACTGGATGGATGCCGTACGCAGCGGGGACACGTTCATCACGGTCGGGCCTCTGGTTGAGATGACCGTTGAAGGACGTCGCCCTGGAGGCACGGTGGCGCTTCCCCGTTCAGGCGGCACCCTCACGATCGAGTGGCGGATCGAATCGGTCAGCGTTTCGCCGGCCCGGGTGGAGCTCATCTGTAACGGCACGGTCCTCGAGGAGGTTCGATGCGGGGGCTTGTCGTGCAAGGGGCAGCTCTCCCTGCCCATCAGCGAGTCATCTTGGATCGCGCTGCGCGTTCGGGGCAGTGTCGCCGGACGCGAGGCCGACATTGCGGCGCACACCAGTGCGGTATATGTCAAAGTAGGCGGAATGCCCATCTTTGCCACCGCGGATGCAGTGTCGGTCCTTGCACAAATCGAGGGATCGATCGCCTATATGGACACGCTCGCTCCCAAGTCCGACGAAGCGCGACACGCGCGGTTGCGAGCTGCCCTGGAACTTGCGCATCATCGCCTGCATCATAGATTGCACGAACTGGGCGCCAGCCACCACCATGCGCCCGTTCACTCCGTTCACGTTGAACGCGAGCACTGAGAAATCTTTTGTGCCATTGATGATCGCGCAGGCAGCGCCTCGCAAGCGCAGCCACCTCTACTTACGGGCGATTAGTGAAATGGGGCGAGCTGCTTGCATCACTGGATCCTGGGACGCAAAGGCCAGGCTACGGTTCTGAAATAGTTATCAGGACCGTGACCCGATCAATGATCTCGACTGCGCCCGCGACGGGCGGGAGACCGCGGCGGGGCGCTCGATGAGCGCATGACGAGCCGGTACGGCAACACGACACTTCTCGGAACAGGAATTCCGGCAATGGCATTGATGAGATAATCGGCGGCTCCCCGGCCGATTTCCGCAGCCGGAACACTGACTGTTGTGAGCGGCGGGTCCATTTGCGCCGCCAGCTCCACATCGTCAAATCCTGTGATGGAAAGCGTGGCCGGTACGGCCAGACCCATCTTGCGAGCCTCTGCCATTGCACCGATGGCAAGCGTGTCGGTGGTGCAGATGACTGCTGTCGTGTCCGGGTGATCGGTGAGGAGTTGACGAAGGGCACTACGGCCTTGGGCAAGCGAATAATCGGCCTTGACGATCTGGGTTGGCTTGAGCGGGAGGCCGGCGTCCGAGAGCGCGCGCTGAATTCCCTCGAGCCTGGCGCGGGATCTGTCATTGGACGCGGCAACAACGTTGGCAATCGCGCCGAAACGGACGTGTCCAAGCCTTAGCAGATACTCCGT is from Bradyrhizobium sp. ISRA430 and encodes:
- a CDS encoding MFS transporter, with protein sequence MNIIAQPSAVPIQLDKQTVNKRMTAGLGGGVALEWYDWNVYGVMAAFLSPHFFPSDDPTTSLLAGLAVYGAGFCARPLGAALLGPIADRISHKRVMLISVTAMAVCSLFISLLPTYKDLGVAAAVALLIMRLIQGLATGAEAGVANAIAIELAPPGKEGHYLGLIGGTFIQLGNLGSSLVAFLVSASVAPEAMREWAWRIPFAVGGVLGLLIIYLRTTVPETLINRAMHRQDESSRIQQTTGGVWKTLWSVRLSLLAVILVIGSVQIANYAWNTGLPNMANTVFKENSTYVYGIMTLMVLIWMSTAPLVGAFADKVRPSRAFTLLRLSLIPCFFLTLLYSEKGIVTFFLVTVFGGAIVGFNMALYNFIATTLMPRAVRTTGVALGYALGVSLFGGTSPYLLVWLQREHIGWMFPVYGSLIALLSVLVYQIAKKRGRLYIGE
- a CDS encoding CehA/McbA family metallohydrolase, translated to MKTPSSPHFTPVDLKRYFNARRANAGEGFADRPGDAGWIDSLRGLQTHRGMPFLFGSETGPDVLELRPGAPPAVIALPRAMASYVLFVQVAADRPSTSPAGFGEIGPATLPVEGNPLGERVATYGLRYADGSETDVPVLRRFAIQQNHISWSASAFAALPLRAPIVHASTGEDFVLGRAPGASFFQGEARTQSGRMDRQGENLWLYALPNPYPDKELSALSLRAEQEISLVFAVTTTALTQHPLRLQGRRKLKVRLPPGGHLNKLGELDVDDRGEQIGMDLGTVISARAVLEYSRADWLGAKVDVQPVRSANEVIVEYSAHPDARLYLRADDGRLHMFELRSLEGGGNAGGASLNVAAVEPATRPVKIRIVEKGSGVRVAARLHVHGAHGEYLPPKGHHRKVNTGRFEDFSGEFANGLNQYAYVDGSCEADLPLGPVFVEICRGFEVRPLRTIVEITATTDNLTFELDRVLRWREQGWVSSDTHVHFLSPQTALLEGKAEGVNVVNLLAAQWGELFTNVADFDGRTTIGAKDFGGDGEFLVRVGTENRMQVLGHISLLGYEGEMINPLSCGGSNEAAIGHVLEATMADWAERCRQQGGLVVMPHAPNPQAERAADIVLGLVDAIEMMSFNPRTAQISAFGLADWYRYLNIGYHLPLVAGSDKMDAAALLGGSRTYVRLGERDFTYRDWMDAVRSGDTFITVGPLVEMTVEGRRPGGTVALPRSGGTLTIEWRIESVSVSPARVELICNGTVLEEVRCGGLSCKGQLSLPISESSWIALRVRGSVAGREADIAAHTSAVYVKVGGMPIFATADAVSVLAQIEGSIAYMDTLAPKSDEARHARLRAALELAHHRLHHRLHELGASHHHAPVHSVHVEREH
- a CDS encoding enoyl-CoA hydratase-related protein, encoding MTKTSDLILSTSVAPHVRLLTLNRKSKRNALSNDMILDLGATLRDAAIDEDVRCVVLCGSDAFFSAGADIKEMRERGFEAIDNSARRSAWRDVASFPKPLIAAVEGICFGGGHELALLADIVIAGEGAVFGQPEINIGILPGDGATQRLTRVAGKSLAMMMILSGQSITARIAMQAGLVAEVVESGRAQIRALEVADLIAQKPPRSAELAKAAVLAAFQTTLDAGLEFERQAIRFAFSTADQQEGMSAFFEKRPPNYRGN